The sequence TTCATGCTGTAAAGAGCAATAATTTTCATAAGTAGATAACTGACCACCTTTTCGTAAAAAAAGCCATATTTTTTTATTAAAAGCTTATAAAAATATTAATTACTTTAGCAGATATAATCTTCCATAATAAAAATCGCACAATTCATTGCCTTGGAGATTAATTGACGCTAACTCACCAACAAGTACGAAATAAGGCAAGGTTTAATTTATGGCACAGTTTCAGCTGTGTTTACCTTTTATAGAATAGTTGACTTATGGCAAATGCAAAGATACTTCTGATTGAAGATGATTTGACCTATTCCAAAATCATCAAAAATTTTCTTGAGAAACACGATTACGAGGTGGACCAAACCTCTAAGATCAACGAGGCGTTTGTGATGTTGGACAAGAAACCCTATGACCTGATCATCACTGATTATCGGTTACCGGATGGAACGGGAATGGAAGTACTAGAAAACATTGTCCATAACAAAAAGAACACAAGGGTCATCCTCATCACAAACTATTCGGACATTAGGACGGCGGTACGTTCCATGAAGCTCGGAGCGATAGAGTACATCACCAAACCTATCAATCCCGACGAACTGCTTACCACCGTAAACGAAGCGCTCAAATCCCCTCCTACCAGAGGTGTCCCGGAAGATCAAGCTTCTGCGGTTTCCAAAAGCCCCAAAAAAACTTCCAAAACCACCGCTGGGGATGCCTATGTGGTCGGAAAAAGCCCCGAATCCCTCCAGCTGGAACAGTATATTTCACTGGTAGCCCCCACGGAAATGAGTGTCGTAGTCCTTGGGGAAAGCGGAACAGGAAAGGAATTTATTTCCAAACGCATCCATGAAAAATCAAAACGGTCTGGCGGACCTTTCGTCGCCATCGACTGTGGTGCCCTATCCAAAGAACTTGCTGGAAGTGAATTGTTTGGACACGTCAAAGGTGCCTTCACCGGTGCACTGGACAATAAGACCGGCAACTTTGAAATGGCCAATGGTGGGACCATTTTCCTTGATGAAATCGGAAACCTGAGCTATGAAGTGCAGATCAAATTGCTTCGTGCCATTCAAGAACGGAAAATCAGAAAAATAGGAGGAACCAAAGATATCCCAGTAGATGTCAGGATCATCGTAGCCACCAACGAAGACCTGTCCAATGCCGCAAAGAAAGGTGAATTCCGGGAAGACTTGTACCATAGACTAAACGAATTCAGCCTTAAGTCCACTCCTTTGCGTGACAGGGGCGAAGACTTATTCCATTATGCGGCCATTTTCCTTCAAGACGCCAATCAAGCACTCGGGAAAGACATCCTTGGTTTCAATGAAGAGGTAAAGGAAATATTCAAAACCTATAGTTGGCCCGGAAACTTAAGGGAACTCAAGAACATCATCAAAAGGGCTGTGCTTTTGACCACCGATGATTACATCCAAAAGGAATCCCTTCCGGTAGACCTGCTGTTACCCGAAAATTCAAGTACTCAAAACAGCAATACCAACGATCTCAAATCATCCTTTGAAGTGCAGGAAAAGGCCATGATCATCAAAACGCTCAATGAGGTCAAGCACAACAAGTCCAAGGCCGCGAAAATCCTCAACATTGACCGCAAAACACTTTATAATAAAATAGAAAAATACGGCATCGATTAATTTAGGCCATCAATTATCAATCGGGAACCCTTGAAAAAAGCTGGAAATCTACTACGATTTGATCCAGCACCACAAGGGTTTCTTTTTTTATCTTTTCCACCATTGTGGCTGCGTTGTTGAAATTATTTTCCTTCAAATCGTACTCCAGTCCCCTTGCCAAGGTACTTGCTTTAATCTTTAATTGCCCCAAACGACTTCCCAGCTTGTGGGCAATCTCCATTAATTCCTCCCAATCTCCACGGACACATGCCTGATCCAATTCAACTAGGTCTGCACTGGTGCTGGAACAAAAATCAATCAATACTTCCTTGACCATCTCCTCGTCATTCATGCAGAACTTTGAGATATCGGCAATGGAATATGATTGGGACTCTTGGGCTAACAATTCTGCATGGGAGTAGCCATTGACTTCATGGGAAATGGTTTCCAGCTCAAGCACTTTTCCAATCCTTTTGACCAGATCTCCCTCTTTGAAGGGCTTAAGGACGATGGCATCGAAGCCTGCATCTGACAATTGATCTTTTTCCTTGGCAAAAACATTAGCGGTAATCGCTATTGCTGGCAAATCCGTGTATCCATATTTCCCCCTCATCAATCGCAGGGTATCATAGCCGGTCACTTCAGGCATCTGCACGTCCAGCAAAGCCAAGTCCAAAGGAACCTGCTCAAATTCATCCCGGACTTTTACCCCGCCCAAGTAATCATAAACCTTTGCTCCATTGCTTTCAAGCAAGAGTTTGGCAAATTTTAACCCCACTGAATCGTCATCCACCAACAGTATATTGACTCCCCTAAGGTCATACCAACTACTGATTTCTTCCACTTTCACGGCTGCTTCAGTAGGTTTTACAGGAATTTTCACTTTAAACTCGGTACCTTCCCCTACACTACTTTCCAATTCAATTTTGCCTTTCAACAAATCAAGCATCCGCTTCACGATGGCCAGTCCAAGACCCGTACCGCCGTACTTACGGTTGATGGAGCCGTCCCCTTGATTAAACTCCTTGAACACATTTTCCTTAAACTCCTCCGACATGCCAATGCCGGTATCCTTTACATTGACCCATAAAAAATTTTTCTCATAAGCAACCTTCACCGCTACCATTCCCTCTTCGGTAAACTTGAGGGCATTGCTGATAAGGTTATTGAGGATCTGCCGGATCCTAAGCTCATCGCCTGAAAACCATTTCTCTTCCGGTATGTCGATGGTCCAAACAAAATCTATTTGCTTTTCCTTGGCTTTCAATTCGAAAGAACTCTGGATCGCGCGGAATAGCTTTTGTGGATTAAAAGGTTCATTTTCTATGGTGATCTTACCGGCCTCTAGCTTGGAAAGATCCAATATATCGTTCACGATTCCTGAAAGGGTGTCAGCAGCAAAGCCCACCATATTCACATAATCTTCCTGATCTTTGGTCATTGGGGTCTTGCGAATGGCATCATTATACCCCTGGATCGCATGCAGCGGATTCCTGATTTCATGGCTCATATTGGCCAAAAAGTTCTGCTTGGCCTTGGCCAATTTATCCGAGCGGACTTTGGCGCGTTCCAGTTCAAAACGCTTGCTCTCGTCTTTATTGATCTCGGTAAGGATACTATAGATAAACGCCGAAGACCCGACGATACCTACAAAGATAATCACCCCTAACAATATGGCCACATCAAATGCCAAGTCATAAAGGGAAGCATTTTTCTGCTCCACTTCCGCCAATGCATCGTACTGAAGGTTAGAAATGACCGTCTGGGTATCCTCGATAAGTGCACGGTTCTTTTCGTTTAGCTCCTTTTCCAATTGGGCCAAATTGGAGCGAAGGTGCTGTTCCTCATAATTGATATTGACCAAAAACTGCTTCACGGCATATAAAACCGAATCAGAATAGCTGGTGCTGGCATCATTTATGGTATCCTGCTCATCGACTTTTGGCCTAAACTGCTGGAACATATCCCGCAAGTTTTCTACCTCCGCCTCGGTCATCAGGTTTCCATCCTTAAATTTCTCCTCTGCACTGACCTTCTTTTGGGCAGGAGAATCCAATCTTCCTTTGGCCCTCCGTATCTTATGGTCAAAGCGGATTTTACCCAGGTTCTGTAACCGGTTGATCTCTTCCTGACGCTTGATTTTGGTCTCCAGGTTCTTGAGTGCCTCACGGCTAAAATTCCTGTTGATCAAATTATGCTTCACCTCCCGAAGGCCATTGTACACCACCACAAGCTCATTGATGTTATAATTAATCTGCTTCAGGTGGTTGAGCTCAACGGTATCGTTGGCAAACTGCTCGAGGTAATTCAGCTTTTTCTCGATCTTGTCCAGGTAGTTGACCGCAACAGATGTATCGTTCTCAGGTTCAAAATTTCCCTTTACCTTATCCAACTGGTACACATCTGCAAGGAGGGCGTTTAGCTCTTGCATGCGGTCACTTGGTTCTGAAAGTGTCTCTACGGTACCCAAAAGCCTGTTAAGGCTGAAATAGGTCACCGCTCCTACACTCAGTACCAGCATAATGGCGAGCATAAATCCTATGATCACCTTTTTCCTTGCCTTATGGGTCGTTTCTGTCGATTTCACAATATCCTGAATTTCAGCAAAGTTTCACACAAAAACAATACCAGCTAAACTTCCTCCACTTCCTCGACCAATACGTCGCCGGTCACTGCCTCGAAAGCGCAATATGCCGTGAAAAATGATACCGGAATGGTGACAAATACCCCAACGAAAACCAATGCACCGATGATATTGATGAGTATCAAGGAAAGGACCAACAGAAAGAATTTCCACCAGTTTTTGGTCACGATTTTTCTACTGTATTCCAAGGATTCCCAAAAATCCAACCCTGCAAAAATATGCAGCAAAATGGACAGGGAATACCCGACCATCAGGTAAACTCCCGGCACGACAAACAATACCAGTCCCAAAGAAACCAATATTTGGCCAATCAGCCAGATCAAAATGATGGGGATATAGTATGTAAAACCCTGAAAGAAATCAGTATAGGCAATATGCTCTCCTGCTTTAAGCTTATTGGCCACCAGGTAAAACCCAGAAAACAAGGGCCCAGCCAAAAACACACTGAACAACAGGGCGTACTCCTTAAGATAAAGCAGAAACAACAGTTCTAACGAAATCACAAAGCCCGTATAGCCCACTGCAAACAGGGGCTGCTGCTTAAACAGCGACCACCCCTCTACTAAAACTGTCTGAATATCAAAATCATAACCTCTTTCAATGAGTTTATTCAGGTGTAATTTTGTCATAGGTGATAGAAAATAGATCTAGAATGAAAGCGCAAATCTCTA comes from Echinicola vietnamensis DSM 17526 and encodes:
- a CDS encoding sigma-54-dependent transcriptional regulator encodes the protein MANAKILLIEDDLTYSKIIKNFLEKHDYEVDQTSKINEAFVMLDKKPYDLIITDYRLPDGTGMEVLENIVHNKKNTRVILITNYSDIRTAVRSMKLGAIEYITKPINPDELLTTVNEALKSPPTRGVPEDQASAVSKSPKKTSKTTAGDAYVVGKSPESLQLEQYISLVAPTEMSVVVLGESGTGKEFISKRIHEKSKRSGGPFVAIDCGALSKELAGSELFGHVKGAFTGALDNKTGNFEMANGGTIFLDEIGNLSYEVQIKLLRAIQERKIRKIGGTKDIPVDVRIIVATNEDLSNAAKKGEFREDLYHRLNEFSLKSTPLRDRGEDLFHYAAIFLQDANQALGKDILGFNEEVKEIFKTYSWPGNLRELKNIIKRAVLLTTDDYIQKESLPVDLLLPENSSTQNSNTNDLKSSFEVQEKAMIIKTLNEVKHNKSKAAKILNIDRKTLYNKIEKYGID
- a CDS encoding hybrid sensor histidine kinase/response regulator, with protein sequence MKSTETTHKARKKVIIGFMLAIMLVLSVGAVTYFSLNRLLGTVETLSEPSDRMQELNALLADVYQLDKVKGNFEPENDTSVAVNYLDKIEKKLNYLEQFANDTVELNHLKQINYNINELVVVYNGLREVKHNLINRNFSREALKNLETKIKRQEEINRLQNLGKIRFDHKIRRAKGRLDSPAQKKVSAEEKFKDGNLMTEAEVENLRDMFQQFRPKVDEQDTINDASTSYSDSVLYAVKQFLVNINYEEQHLRSNLAQLEKELNEKNRALIEDTQTVISNLQYDALAEVEQKNASLYDLAFDVAILLGVIIFVGIVGSSAFIYSILTEINKDESKRFELERAKVRSDKLAKAKQNFLANMSHEIRNPLHAIQGYNDAIRKTPMTKDQEDYVNMVGFAADTLSGIVNDILDLSKLEAGKITIENEPFNPQKLFRAIQSSFELKAKEKQIDFVWTIDIPEEKWFSGDELRIRQILNNLISNALKFTEEGMVAVKVAYEKNFLWVNVKDTGIGMSEEFKENVFKEFNQGDGSINRKYGGTGLGLAIVKRMLDLLKGKIELESSVGEGTEFKVKIPVKPTEAAVKVEEISSWYDLRGVNILLVDDDSVGLKFAKLLLESNGAKVYDYLGGVKVRDEFEQVPLDLALLDVQMPEVTGYDTLRLMRGKYGYTDLPAIAITANVFAKEKDQLSDAGFDAIVLKPFKEGDLVKRIGKVLELETISHEVNGYSHAELLAQESQSYSIADISKFCMNDEEMVKEVLIDFCSSTSADLVELDQACVRGDWEELMEIAHKLGSRLGQLKIKASTLARGLEYDLKENNFNNAATMVEKIKKETLVVLDQIVVDFQLFSRVPD